CCCGGTCAGCGCCGCCAAGCCAAAGCCGAAGCTCGCCACGGGACGCGAACTTTGCAGCAGCAGCGCCAGTAAAAACAGATCGATACAGCCCGCCGCCGCCATCATGGCAAACATGCCCAGGTTGATGGCCGTTGTTTCTCCCAGTTGCAGCAATCCAAAAGCCGCCATGCCCAAAGCCAGACCCGCCACCAGCAGAAGATCGCGGTTGCGTCGGTAAAGGGCGACCGCGCCCAGCACTGCCAGCATGTAAAACATCAACTCAACCCCGTGAATCACTGCAAAAGCGTCATACAAGGGGAAGAGAAAAGCGTACATCAGGCCGCTGACCACCTGGAAGATGAAGACAACGGGCAGATATTCCCAGGCCAGGGGCGGATTTGCCTGAAAGGCATGCTCGACGGGTGGGGGCCGATACAAAGTCAGCAGGGGAAGAATGGCGTACAGCACCGGCCAGCCGGCAAAGCTCGGCGTTTGATGCAGAAACGCCAGGATCATATTGGACAGCACCAGGCACCAGGCGGCGGTGCGCACGGGGTGCGCGGCGGCCCGCAGGGCCATGGCCGACTTTATGGTCATGGGCGCCGCCGCTGTCCCCAGGAGCAGCAGCAAAGCCATCGCCATGTTGGGGTAGAGATACAGAGCGAAGGTCAGTAGAGCGCAAAGCATCATGCCCCAGCGGGCGGGCTTTTCCAGCCACTGCGTCGAGGCGAACTTGCCGCACAGCAGCAGGGTCGTCACATGGGTCAGCAGAAACCAGAGACTTGCGCCGCTTGCCCCGCCGATGATCAGCAGCGGCCCTTCCATGGGCACCGCCAGCA
The sequence above is a segment of the Geoalkalibacter sp. genome. Coding sequences within it:
- a CDS encoding helix-turn-helix transcriptional regulator, producing MRTLAPALPFFFYALWLLAVPMEGPLLIIGGASGASLWFLLTHVTTLLLCGKFASTQWLEKPARWGMMLCALLTFALYLYPNMAMALLLLLGTAAAPMTIKSAMALRAAAHPVRTAAWCLVLSNMILAFLHQTPSFAGWPVLYAILPLLTLYRPPPVEHAFQANPPLAWEYLPVVFIFQVVSGLMYAFLFPLYDAFAVIHGVELMFYMLAVLGAVALYRRNRDLLLVAGLALGMAAFGLLQLGETTAINLGMFAMMAAAGCIDLFLLALLLQSSRPVASFGFGLAALTGGIAAGQILSLLLGDRAATVGLAGSMVLNVAALTLFLRHHYGTKKPVVGTPAKSAVTIPAELAAQLTERELHVLELVLKGLNFREAAEQLSISESTIKTHMKRIYDKFGVTGRRQLLVLLARQSGDLSHPETTAP